A genomic region of Carassius carassius chromosome 27, fCarCar2.1, whole genome shotgun sequence contains the following coding sequences:
- the cgrrf1 gene encoding cell growth regulator with RING finger domain protein 1, with protein MAAEFLVMLYEYSPLFNIIVISLCFMITVAVVLGWFRFDVPDILRRSDEAESLTAVPERKMVQVTNPFALEMDSTAGTVTEGVSLQLYCLEDCVLSCFWGCGVRALQTALQSHQHGPGPRLLTPELCQEALEFSYLHHQSFNIHKEEKGEYFTQMPPDLGVTDFGLLPRDRYPLVAVLTLATPETRDNYNIVASVTVLHVPDDKYRLSARILFQYLLTAQGNLYDLKPLFMSADNSNLSGTTEPSINTQGAEPQPGEQGEESDSEGEWPDTRGRDCVVCQNAPINRVLLPCRHACVCDGCVCHFQHCPICRAFVLQSFALANQPARDEEDLTED; from the exons atggcCGCAGAATTTTTAGTGATGTTGTATGAGTACTCTCCTCTCTTTAACATTATAGTCATTTCATTGTGTTTCATGATCACTGTAGCTGTTGTGTTGGGCTG GTTTAGATTTGATGTCCCGGACATTTTGCGCCGTTCAGATGAGGCTGAATCTCTGACAGCTGTCCCCGAGAGGAAGATGGTGCAGGTGACCAACCCCTTCGCTCTGGAGATGGACTCGACTGCTGGGACAGTCACTG AGGGTGTGAGTTTGCAGCTGTATTGTCTTGAAGACTGCGTCCTCAGCTGTTTCTGGGGGTGTGGTGTCCGGGCTCTCCAGACGGCCCTTCAGAGTCACCAGCATGGGCCCGGGCCCCGGCTCCTCACACCTGAGCTGTGTCAAGAGGCTCTGGAGTTCAGCTACCTTCACCACCAAAGCTTCAA TATACATAAAGAAGAAAAAGGAGAATACTTCACTCAGATGCCTCCAGATCTCGGAGTAACCGATTTTGGGTTGCTCCCCCGGGATCGATACCCGTTGGTTGCTGTGCTGACTCTGGCCACTCCGGAAACCAGAGACAACTACAATATT GTGGCCAGTGTGACAGTCCTCCACGTTCCTGATGACAAATACAGACTCTCTGCTAGGATCCTGTTTCAGTATCTCCTCACAGCGCAAGGGAATCTGTACGATCTAAAG CCTCTCTTCATGTCAGCAGACAACAGCAACTTGTCTGGAACCACAGAGCCTTCGATTAACACGCAAGGGGCGGAGCCACAGCCAGGTGAGCAGGGGGAGGAGTCTGATTCAGAAGGGGAGTGGCCTGACACCCGAGGCAGGGACTGTGTGGTGTGTCAGAATGCACCGATTAACAGAGTGCTGTTGCCGTGCAGACATGCATGCGTATGCGACGGCTGCGTGTGCCACTTCCAGCACTGTCCGATCTGCCGGGCGTTCGTCCTCCAGTCTTTTGCTCTGGCTAACCAACCAGCTCGTGATGAGGAGGACTTAACAGAAGACTAA